Proteins encoded in a region of the Veillonella parvula genome:
- a CDS encoding DUF805 domain-containing protein: MKSCPYCGHAVLKTDCYCPECGHVSRPQISLDKYNLGLIENFKQCLVYKYADFDGRASRSEYWHFLLVYQLLFVAILFTCAFLSYISPLSSVVGVGFGLVILVLLSVIMVIPGVAVSVRRLHDQGRSGGLVFIGFIPVIGTIILLILMALPGESQLNRFGPPTGQVVVTKQMARELGLIDTTPSMGLTAGLFCAIFVLWFLVDKLLMTSAM; the protein is encoded by the coding sequence ATGAAATCTTGTCCCTATTGTGGACATGCAGTGTTGAAAACAGATTGTTACTGCCCAGAGTGTGGGCATGTTAGTAGACCACAAATCTCGTTAGATAAATACAATCTAGGCTTGATTGAAAATTTTAAACAATGTTTGGTTTATAAATATGCTGATTTTGATGGTCGTGCAAGTCGTAGTGAATATTGGCATTTCTTGTTAGTCTATCAATTGTTGTTTGTGGCTATTCTATTTACTTGTGCTTTTTTGAGCTATATTAGCCCACTATCTAGCGTAGTAGGCGTAGGTTTTGGTTTGGTCATCCTTGTCCTCTTGTCCGTGATTATGGTTATCCCTGGCGTGGCCGTTTCAGTGCGACGTTTACACGATCAAGGCCGCTCAGGGGGCCTCGTATTTATTGGATTCATCCCTGTAATAGGGACCATTATTCTGTTGATCCTTATGGCTCTGCCTGGTGAAAGCCAATTAAATCGCTTTGGGCCCCCTACAGGTCAAGTGGTCGTAACAAAACAAATGGCCCGTGAATTAGGTCTTATTGATACTACGCCATCTATGGGACTAACAGCAGGACTATTCTGCGCTATCTTTGTACTCTGGTTCTTGGTAGATAAACTACTTATGACTAGTGCGATGTAG
- a CDS encoding DUF805 domain-containing protein, whose product MTDLSIKNLSYVDNFKHTIMGNYANFKGRASRSEYWRFYGITIVIAGIFNVLSALVMDTALASVVGLISIVYNLAILLPSIGLAARRLHDIGKSGWMLLISLIPFGIIYVIYLLAQKGDEGDNQYGSPMSYEVITAEEAARTGLKETPTDDMDRKFMYVCIAIIILELILMSAI is encoded by the coding sequence ATGACTGATTTGTCTATCAAAAATCTTTCGTATGTAGATAATTTTAAACATACGATTATGGGTAATTATGCTAATTTCAAAGGTCGTGCAAGCCGCAGTGAATATTGGCGTTTCTATGGTATCACAATTGTTATTGCTGGTATCTTCAATGTATTGAGTGCTCTTGTAATGGATACTGCGCTAGCAAGTGTTGTAGGTCTTATTTCCATAGTATATAATCTTGCAATTCTATTGCCTTCCATTGGTCTTGCTGCTCGTCGTTTACATGACATTGGTAAAAGTGGTTGGATGCTTTTGATTAGCTTGATTCCATTTGGTATTATCTATGTTATTTATCTACTCGCTCAAAAGGGTGATGAAGGTGATAACCAATATGGATCTCCAATGAGCTATGAAGTAATTACTGCTGAAGAAGCTGCTCGCACTGGTCTTAAAGAAACTCCAACTGACGACATGGATCGTAAATTTATGTACGTGTGCATTGCAATTATTATTCTTGAATTAATTCTCATGAGTGCAATCTAA
- the ileS gene encoding isoleucine--tRNA ligase produces the protein MDYGKTLHLPETEFPMRGNLPKREPEILKFWEDNKIYQKRLELRKDAKPFILHDGPPYANGKLHIGHALNKTLKDIIMKYKTMTGHYTRYIPGWDTHGLPIEHAVIKNTGLNRHEMAPLDLRNKCKEYALECVETQKQDFIRFGVLGEWDRPYLTLRPEFEVKQLGIFGEMAKRGHIYKGLKTVYWCTHCETALAEAEIEYAEKKSFSIYVKFPYVSEKKVTLPAGVDSKQAYSVIWTTTPWTMPANVAISVNPDLEYGWVKVGEEYYLMATELVDAAMKDIGIEDYEIVNRFSGADLELAEFKHPFVERNATVLCGDHVTLEAGTGCVHTAPAHGEDDFNIVMRYNKEGKTELPIVSLVNETGNYTKQVDDNRYGDTEFPLAGVEIHDAEVPVIKILAHNNALLHKSSLRHQYAHCWRCKNPVIYRATEQWFSSVDGYRQQALDAIDNQVQWIPKWGHDRIFNMVRDRGDWVISRQRIWGVPIPIYYCESCGEHIINDDTIKALQEKVAVEGSDAWWAHSAKELLPEGFKCPHCGHDEFKKETDIMDVWFDSGSSWAGVLEVNDLDVPCAMYLEGSDQHRGWFNSSLLTAVATTGKAPYNSVLTHGFVVDGEGRKMSKSVGNTVAPSDIIDVYGADVMRLWVSSADYQADVRLSKDIVKQLSEVYRKIRNTFRFLLGNLDDFNPNTDKVAYADMSEFDKWALLRLEEVRQKVTDAYENYEFHMLYHAIHNFCTVDLSSIYLDVMKDTMYAESKNNVARRSAQTAMYEILKTLVAMVSPVLSFTAEEVWKYMPKEEGMRESVMLQDWPQGHPEHFNQELADKWNQLLDLRTSVQKALELARQDKTIGHPLDASVTVYAEGAAFDALNALGEEGLAKLVIVSEAHIVNGAAPAEAVKDEETGVATVVVASNLEKCERCWIHRDTVGQDSEHPTLCARCASVVKTL, from the coding sequence ATGGATTACGGTAAGACGTTACATTTGCCTGAAACAGAATTCCCAATGCGCGGCAATTTGCCTAAGCGCGAACCAGAAATCTTAAAATTCTGGGAAGACAACAAGATTTATCAAAAACGTTTGGAGTTGCGTAAAGATGCAAAGCCATTCATTTTGCATGATGGCCCTCCATATGCGAATGGTAAATTGCACATCGGTCATGCCCTCAACAAAACGTTGAAGGATATCATCATGAAATACAAGACTATGACTGGTCATTATACTCGCTACATTCCTGGTTGGGATACGCACGGTTTGCCAATCGAGCATGCGGTTATCAAAAATACTGGTCTTAATCGTCATGAAATGGCGCCATTGGACTTGCGCAATAAATGTAAGGAATATGCATTGGAGTGTGTAGAAACACAAAAACAAGATTTCATTCGCTTTGGTGTATTAGGCGAATGGGACCGTCCGTATTTGACATTGCGTCCTGAGTTCGAAGTAAAACAACTTGGCATCTTCGGCGAAATGGCAAAACGCGGTCACATCTATAAAGGTCTTAAAACTGTATACTGGTGTACGCACTGCGAAACTGCATTGGCAGAGGCAGAAATCGAATATGCTGAGAAAAAATCCTTCTCCATTTACGTAAAATTCCCTTATGTATCCGAGAAAAAGGTAACATTGCCAGCTGGCGTAGATTCAAAACAAGCATACTCTGTTATTTGGACAACTACTCCTTGGACAATGCCTGCCAACGTAGCAATCTCCGTTAACCCTGATCTTGAATATGGCTGGGTAAAAGTAGGCGAAGAATATTACTTGATGGCTACTGAGCTAGTTGATGCGGCGATGAAAGATATCGGTATCGAAGACTACGAAATCGTAAATCGCTTCTCTGGTGCAGATTTAGAATTGGCTGAATTCAAACATCCATTTGTTGAACGTAATGCTACAGTATTGTGTGGTGACCATGTAACACTTGAAGCAGGTACTGGTTGCGTACATACAGCACCTGCACACGGTGAAGATGACTTTAACATCGTTATGCGTTATAACAAGGAAGGCAAAACTGAACTTCCTATCGTATCTCTTGTTAATGAAACTGGTAACTACACAAAACAAGTAGACGACAACCGTTATGGCGATACTGAATTTCCATTGGCTGGTGTAGAAATCCACGATGCAGAGGTGCCTGTAATCAAAATCTTAGCGCACAACAATGCATTGCTTCACAAATCTAGCTTGCGTCACCAATACGCTCACTGCTGGCGTTGTAAAAATCCTGTAATCTACCGTGCCACAGAACAATGGTTCTCCTCTGTAGATGGGTACCGTCAACAAGCTCTTGATGCAATCGACAATCAAGTGCAATGGATTCCTAAATGGGGTCATGACCGTATCTTCAACATGGTTCGCGATCGTGGTGACTGGGTAATTTCCCGTCAACGTATTTGGGGCGTGCCAATTCCTATTTACTATTGTGAAAGCTGCGGCGAGCACATCATCAACGATGATACTATCAAAGCATTACAAGAAAAAGTAGCCGTAGAAGGCTCCGATGCTTGGTGGGCTCATAGTGCAAAAGAATTGTTACCAGAAGGTTTCAAATGTCCTCATTGCGGTCATGATGAGTTCAAAAAAGAAACAGACATCATGGACGTATGGTTCGACTCTGGTTCCTCTTGGGCTGGCGTACTCGAAGTTAATGATCTTGATGTACCATGTGCTATGTACCTTGAAGGTTCCGACCAACATCGCGGCTGGTTCAACTCTTCCTTGTTAACTGCAGTGGCAACAACAGGTAAGGCACCTTACAATTCCGTATTGACTCACGGCTTCGTCGTGGACGGCGAAGGTCGCAAAATGTCTAAATCTGTAGGTAATACAGTAGCACCTAGTGATATCATCGATGTATACGGCGCTGATGTTATGCGTTTGTGGGTATCCTCTGCAGATTACCAAGCAGACGTACGTTTGTCTAAAGACATCGTAAAACAATTATCCGAAGTATATCGTAAGATCCGTAATACATTCCGCTTCTTGCTCGGCAACTTGGATGACTTCAATCCAAATACTGATAAAGTGGCTTACGCAGATATGTCCGAATTCGATAAATGGGCATTGTTGCGCTTAGAAGAAGTGCGTCAAAAGGTTACTGATGCGTACGAAAATTATGAATTTCACATGTTATACCATGCAATTCATAACTTCTGTACCGTGGACTTGAGCTCCATCTATCTTGATGTAATGAAAGATACTATGTATGCTGAAAGCAAAAACAACGTAGCTCGTCGTTCCGCTCAAACGGCTATGTATGAAATCTTGAAAACATTGGTAGCTATGGTATCTCCAGTGCTTTCCTTTACAGCAGAAGAAGTTTGGAAATACATGCCTAAAGAAGAGGGTATGCGCGAATCCGTTATGCTTCAAGATTGGCCACAAGGTCATCCTGAACACTTCAACCAAGAATTGGCTGACAAATGGAACCAATTGTTAGACTTGCGTACATCCGTACAAAAAGCTTTGGAACTTGCGCGTCAAGACAAAACAATTGGTCACCCATTGGATGCATCCGTTACGGTATACGCTGAAGGCGCTGCATTTGATGCATTGAATGCTCTTGGTGAAGAAGGCTTGGCTAAACTCGTTATCGTATCCGAAGCTCACATCGTGAACGGCGCTGCACCGGCAGAGGCTGTAAAAGACGAAGAAACAGGCGTAGCAACAGTTGTTGTTGCATCTAATCTCGAAAAATGTGAACGCTGCTGGATCCACCGTGATACAGTAGGTCAAGATAGCGAACATCCTACACTTTGTGCGCGCTGTGCCAGCGTTGTAAAAACACTATAA
- a CDS encoding tetratricopeptide repeat protein, translating to MAQYFTERLQKVFHMIFTSYNQKMAQEGLRQLELIVNNQQGTVQTDHRALRNDMTTLLESDIDTKEDALKIANDPETRELGDAYALLARVYAGPRFTWEESNFPEDNMRTYQCLHDSIRRCSPIGTLQALRIKGSITPTVEKDMQISFDDAFRIVYDHANRGDAYCQYVIGNVFFWRDDNRIDSAEAMLTPPPMSWTKRIQRSLTANSVQDRIAALQGTVPDEKLQKNASNLAKEWFNKALDNSLAMFQGNLRNIYIDEADFSNARRVAKTAAKLGNPAMMLYTGLDCHENGKFEDAFTWFTKGAALGQSESIAELADYYYHFYDAKNLRCTIPYDPVKAIGLYRRAATKEFSDAGYTALQAAFGYIFHIGHLPLDWGLIADLTHMAATKDRFMFALPYIGYMRIHGLGVMKNIRFGVQSLLRVLDEEQRAFEEEDRVLFYDITRALTRVALGYAYEKGYVTGKPDLDQAVSYYEQSHQYILSHKANLDPELKDIPIDDEAEERLTAFEEVDGHWQYKEGVAESTTTVRPAPATWPQDAARLSVTMDDFLWDTTLYDWQTIETALESQEEMKLSFYNRFLSVPDALRNIFKLDVTRMLRNNYQVRLHGYDPTEGHEIVYKAVYNKENTLSLLKELYHNRQLPSLEENWSIEKNEEKPTWHYVLDVDQQPFLLEEYDDANAMIQTALQGLKEKKYEQINIRTHDFVGPSYFIFKGNQSTPFRVQLYLKESARHTIDDDGNPQDTPGKTYLFEQYVGNEVSLNYWIQKTINTLEIPELDNWKQLTVPKDLQT from the coding sequence ATGGCACAGTATTTTACGGAACGCCTGCAAAAGGTCTTCCACATGATTTTTACATCCTATAATCAAAAAATGGCTCAAGAAGGCTTACGTCAGTTAGAACTCATCGTCAATAATCAGCAAGGGACAGTACAAACTGATCATCGTGCCTTGCGAAACGATATGACCACCCTTCTTGAAAGTGATATAGATACTAAAGAAGATGCTCTCAAAATAGCCAACGATCCAGAGACCCGAGAGTTAGGTGATGCATATGCACTCTTGGCACGGGTCTATGCAGGGCCTCGCTTTACCTGGGAGGAGTCTAATTTTCCAGAAGACAATATGCGTACCTATCAGTGCTTACACGATAGCATTCGCCGTTGTAGCCCTATCGGTACATTACAAGCCTTGCGTATCAAAGGATCCATCACACCTACCGTCGAGAAGGATATGCAAATCTCCTTCGATGATGCTTTCCGCATTGTCTATGACCATGCGAATCGAGGCGATGCCTATTGCCAATATGTTATAGGCAATGTCTTTTTCTGGCGCGATGATAATCGCATCGACTCCGCTGAAGCTATGCTAACACCACCGCCCATGAGCTGGACTAAACGCATTCAAAGAAGCCTTACAGCAAACTCTGTACAGGATCGTATCGCCGCCTTACAAGGCACCGTGCCAGACGAAAAATTGCAAAAAAATGCATCTAACCTGGCGAAAGAATGGTTTAATAAGGCTCTCGACAACAGTCTTGCCATGTTCCAAGGAAACTTGCGCAATATCTATATCGACGAAGCCGACTTTTCCAATGCGCGCCGCGTCGCCAAGACTGCGGCCAAGCTTGGCAACCCGGCCATGATGCTATATACAGGCCTCGACTGCCATGAAAACGGTAAATTCGAGGATGCTTTCACGTGGTTCACTAAAGGTGCCGCCTTAGGTCAATCTGAAAGCATCGCAGAATTAGCGGATTATTACTATCATTTCTATGATGCCAAAAATTTACGTTGTACTATCCCCTACGATCCGGTAAAAGCCATAGGTCTCTACCGCCGCGCTGCAACGAAAGAGTTTAGTGATGCGGGCTACACCGCCTTACAGGCGGCCTTTGGATATATCTTTCACATAGGCCACCTGCCTCTCGACTGGGGTCTCATAGCAGACTTAACACATATGGCGGCTACAAAAGATCGATTTATGTTCGCCTTGCCCTATATCGGTTACATGCGAATCCACGGTTTAGGGGTGATGAAAAACATTCGCTTCGGTGTACAATCGTTACTGCGTGTCTTAGATGAAGAGCAACGTGCCTTCGAAGAAGAAGATCGCGTTCTTTTCTACGATATTACGCGCGCTTTAACACGTGTTGCCTTAGGCTATGCCTACGAAAAAGGCTATGTAACAGGCAAACCAGATTTAGATCAAGCCGTATCCTATTACGAGCAATCCCATCAATATATCTTGTCTCACAAAGCCAATTTAGATCCGGAGCTAAAGGATATTCCCATCGATGACGAAGCAGAAGAACGATTAACTGCCTTTGAAGAGGTTGATGGTCACTGGCAATACAAAGAAGGCGTTGCCGAATCCACCACTACGGTGCGCCCTGCACCTGCCACCTGGCCTCAAGATGCGGCCCGTTTATCTGTGACTATGGACGACTTCCTGTGGGATACAACTTTGTATGACTGGCAAACCATTGAAACAGCCTTAGAGTCACAAGAAGAAATGAAGCTCAGCTTTTACAATCGTTTCCTATCCGTTCCAGATGCATTGCGCAATATCTTCAAGCTCGATGTAACGCGGATGCTACGAAATAATTATCAAGTAAGACTGCACGGTTATGATCCAACAGAAGGACATGAAATCGTTTATAAGGCCGTATACAACAAAGAAAATACCTTAAGTCTATTAAAAGAGCTTTACCATAATCGTCAGTTGCCTAGCCTCGAAGAGAACTGGTCTATCGAAAAGAATGAAGAAAAGCCGACTTGGCACTACGTGCTCGATGTTGATCAACAGCCATTCTTGTTAGAGGAATACGACGATGCGAATGCTATGATTCAGACTGCCTTGCAAGGATTGAAAGAGAAAAAATACGAACAAATTAATATTCGCACCCATGACTTTGTGGGCCCATCCTATTTTATTTTTAAAGGCAATCAGTCGACTCCATTTAGAGTGCAGCTCTATCTAAAAGAATCTGCCCGTCATACCATCGATGACGATGGAAACCCACAAGACACGCCTGGTAAGACCTACTTATTCGAACAATATGTGGGGAACGAAGTATCCTTAAACTATTGGATTCAAAAAACGATAAATACCTTGGAAATTCCTGAACTAGATAATTGGAAACAATTAACAGTGCCAAAGGATTTACAAACATAA